One window of Hydractinia symbiolongicarpus strain clone_291-10 chromosome 3, HSymV2.1, whole genome shotgun sequence genomic DNA carries:
- the LOC130636916 gene encoding uncharacterized protein LOC130636916 — protein MPPTFEKIKEEILKKIESGDILLGSLVEPKKYKKAVIKNGVIFNEEFTVSGRCIPLSDIRRKIFEEHQSLGIMRNPKGALTRYFILWSDHASLLSAGHLLLTVKVVYDDKLFYTDEEMYAKTGICHDVQELVERPSVYIIGFAQDSIAEKLSYVETRLNDIRKLSDPLIVNDKKVVDVIRFFHGDHPEIQYESGNSHGGNFPCLCGCKKSRFTDIAHVYSNKIVSLEQRRKKVISGPAGQQQKAVSPFQQLNVEKLGLEVNYRNLDRDLPVHQKLHKKDLEQLLKNHLTGIIRVPALCFGNEHSTMESLNLANYEVMPIEPLHDCKGHIKNLWDVLHEVLTPQENKIFQQSLDATYGSKDKVRGSDYRLSSIVVYQSMQSTYPKKGPHELFYDYIILVSSMPCCAKICLGII, from the exons ATGCCCCctacatttgaaaaaataaaagaggagATACTGAAGAAGATTGAATCTGGAGATATTCTATTAGGATCTTTGGTTGagccaaaaaaatataaaaaagctgtGATAAAGAATGGAGTGATTTTCAATGAAGAATTCACAGTATCTGGTCGTTGTATACCACTGAGTGACATTCGCAGAAAGATTTTTGAAGAACATCAAAGTTTGGGGATTATGAGAAATCCAAAAGGTGCTTTGACAAGATACTTCATACTATGGTCTGATCATGCATCACTTTTGAGTGCTGGCCATTTACTATTGACTGTCAAAGTTGTTTACgatgacaagttattttatacagATGAGGAAATGTATGCAAAAACAG gaaTTTGTCATGATGTTCAAGAACTTGTGGAGCGTCCATCCGTTTATATTATTGGTTTTGCCCAGGATAGCATTGCAGAGAAGCTTTCATATGTCGAAACCAGACTTAATGACATTAGAAAATTGTCTGACCCATTAATTGTCAATGATAAGAAAGTGGTTGATGtgataaggttttttcatg GTGACCATCCTGAAATACAATACGAGAGTGGTAACTCTCATGGTGGAAACTTTCCCTGTCTTTGTGGATGCAAAAAATCAAGATTTACAGATATAGCCCATGTCTACAGTAACAAAATAGTGTCCTTGGAACAAAGAAGGAAGAAG gTAATATCAGGCCCAGcaggacaacaacaaaaagctgtGTCTCCATTTCAACAACTCAATGTGGAGAAACTGGGTCTTGAAGTAAATTACAGAAACCTTGACCGTGACTTACCAGTTCATCAAAAGTTGCACAAAAAGGACCTTGAACAGctactaaaaaatcatttgacaG gaattatCCGTGTTCCAGCTCTTTGCTTTGGAAATGAACATAGTACAATGGAGTCCTTGAATCTTGCTAATTATGAAGTGATGCCGATTGAACCACTGCATGATTGTAAAGGACATATCAAGAATTTGTGGGATGTTTTGCATGAAGTGTTGACACCTCAAgagaataaaatttttcaaCAGTCCCTAGATGCCACATATGGTTCGAAGGACAAGGTGAGAGGATCTGACTATCGGCTGTCATCAATAGTTGTTTACCAATCAATGCAAAGCACTTATCCCAAAAAAGGTCCCCACGAATTATTCTACGATTACATAATATTAGTTTCCAGCATGCCATGTTGTGCCAAGATCTGTTTGGGCATAATTTAA